The Corynebacterium jeddahense genome has a window encoding:
- the proC gene encoding pyrroline-5-carboxylate reductase, whose product MQRIAVIGAGNIGEALIAGLIRSGVEGEAVTATNRSSERSRELEERYGVRTTSDNAQAVRDADVAFLCVKPAQVLDVIGELGDAVAGGETVLVSMAAGVSIAAMQGAVSVAGTPVVRVMPNTPMLQGKGVLAVAYSRFVDGAQREAVADLLSAVGEVVDITEDQMDAATAVSGSGPAYFFLVAEALTDAGVSLGLPRDLAERLAVSTAEGAGAMLAHDGRTPAELRAGVSSPAGTTVRAIRELEESGLRGAFYRATEACARRSAELGE is encoded by the coding sequence GAGGCGCTTATCGCGGGGCTCATCCGCTCCGGCGTGGAGGGGGAGGCGGTGACGGCGACCAATAGGTCGTCGGAACGCAGCCGCGAACTTGAGGAGCGCTACGGTGTGCGCACGACCTCCGACAACGCCCAGGCGGTGCGCGACGCGGATGTGGCGTTCCTGTGCGTCAAGCCCGCGCAGGTGCTCGACGTGATCGGCGAGCTCGGCGATGCGGTCGCCGGCGGGGAGACGGTGCTCGTGTCCATGGCCGCGGGCGTGTCCATCGCCGCGATGCAGGGCGCGGTCTCGGTCGCGGGCACGCCCGTCGTGCGCGTCATGCCGAACACCCCGATGCTGCAGGGCAAGGGGGTGCTGGCAGTCGCGTACAGCCGCTTTGTCGACGGCGCCCAGCGCGAGGCCGTCGCCGACCTGCTGTCCGCCGTCGGCGAGGTCGTGGACATCACCGAGGACCAGATGGACGCCGCCACCGCGGTCTCCGGCTCCGGCCCGGCCTACTTCTTCCTCGTCGCGGAGGCGCTCACGGACGCGGGCGTCTCGCTCGGCCTCCCGCGGGATCTCGCCGAACGCCTCGCCGTATCGACGGCCGAAGGTGCCGGCGCCATGCTTGCCCACGACGGGCGGACCCCGGCCGAGCTGCGCGCCGGCGTGTCCTCGCCGGCGGGGACGACCGTGCGCGCGATCCGGGAGCTCGAGGAATCCGGGCTGCGCGGCGCGTTCTACCGCGCGACGGAGGCGTGCGCGCGCCGCTCCGCTGAGCTGGGGGAGTAG
- a CDS encoding helix-turn-helix domain-containing protein: MVNEDKGKFLTVAEVAEIMRVSKMTVYRLVHSGELPAVRVGRSFRVNESAVNEYLESSVYDVG, translated from the coding sequence GTGGTTAACGAAGATAAAGGAAAGTTCCTGACGGTTGCCGAGGTCGCCGAGATCATGCGCGTTTCCAAGATGACCGTCTACCGCCTCGTCCACTCGGGCGAGCTGCCCGCGGTGCGGGTGGGCCGTTCGTTTCGCGTGAACGAGTCGGCAGTGAACGAGTACCTGGAGTCCTCCGTCTACGACGTGGGATAA
- a CDS encoding 30S ribosomal protein bS22, with translation MGSVIKKRRKRMSKKKHRKMLRRTRVQRRKLGK, from the coding sequence ATGGGTTCCGTCATTAAGAAGCGCCGCAAGCGTATGTCCAAGAAGAAGCACCGCAAGATGCTCCGCCGCACCCGCGTGCAGCGTCGCAAGCTGGGCAAGTAA
- a CDS encoding HAD family hydrolase has translation MSEQREFLAQWSVSQGNLRRFLEDLALRPLDDDAQRTAGRAAAAAAVEETFGINLDDFTLGVDSVGGAFATAGRGKITLPDPEIPQDAEAAAFFDVDNTLIQGSSLILLAKGLFRRHFITLSELAPALWKQIRYRVSGSENAADIAEGREQALAVVKGKSVAELKAACKEIVDQQMLRKSYQDTVELAAMHIAAGQQVWLVSATPVQIGQALAEQLGFTGALGTVAEEEDGKFTGRLVGDILHGPGKQHAVAALAALQQLDLSKCTAYSDSINDLPMLEMVGVPVAINPDRKLRRHAKAQGWAIRDFRSVRRVVRAGAAPVAVGVAGAWWWLRRKRR, from the coding sequence ATGTCTGAACAGCGCGAATTCCTCGCTCAGTGGTCCGTGTCCCAGGGCAACCTGCGCCGCTTCCTCGAGGATCTTGCGCTTCGCCCGCTTGACGACGACGCCCAGCGCACCGCCGGCCGCGCCGCCGCAGCCGCCGCGGTGGAAGAGACCTTCGGCATCAACCTCGACGACTTCACACTCGGCGTGGACTCCGTCGGCGGCGCCTTCGCCACCGCCGGGCGCGGCAAGATCACGCTGCCCGACCCAGAGATCCCCCAGGACGCGGAGGCAGCCGCCTTCTTCGACGTGGACAACACGCTCATCCAGGGCTCCTCGCTCATCCTGCTGGCCAAGGGGCTGTTCCGCCGCCACTTCATCACCCTGTCCGAGCTCGCGCCCGCGCTGTGGAAGCAGATCCGCTACCGCGTGTCCGGCTCCGAGAACGCCGCCGACATCGCCGAGGGGCGCGAGCAGGCCCTCGCCGTGGTGAAGGGCAAGAGCGTGGCGGAGCTCAAGGCGGCCTGCAAGGAGATCGTGGACCAGCAGATGTTGCGCAAGTCCTACCAGGACACCGTCGAGCTGGCCGCCATGCACATCGCCGCCGGGCAGCAGGTGTGGCTCGTCTCCGCCACCCCGGTGCAGATCGGCCAGGCGCTCGCGGAGCAGCTCGGCTTCACCGGCGCGCTGGGCACCGTCGCGGAGGAGGAAGACGGCAAGTTCACCGGCCGCCTCGTCGGCGACATCCTGCACGGGCCCGGCAAGCAGCACGCGGTGGCCGCGCTCGCCGCGCTGCAGCAGCTCGACCTGTCCAAGTGCACCGCCTACTCCGACAGCATCAACGACCTGCCCATGCTCGAGATGGTCGGCGTGCCGGTGGCCATCAACCCGGACCGCAAGCTGCGCCGTCACGCGAAAGCGCAGGGCTGGGCGATCCGGGACTTCCGCTCGGTGCGCCGCGTCGTGCGCGCCGGCGCCGCGCCGGTTGCGGTGGGCGTGGCCGGGGCGTGGTGGTGGCTTCGCCGGAAGCGGCGGTAG
- a CDS encoding glutaredoxin family protein, translated as MKTVELMVRSTCGSCERVAAQIAPVVAEHGAQLVLRDVDADPELAAEYGDRVPVVVIDGEEFACWEVDNDDLAAELSA; from the coding sequence ATGAAAACTGTGGAGTTGATGGTGCGGTCCACGTGCGGGTCGTGCGAGCGGGTGGCCGCGCAGATTGCGCCCGTCGTCGCGGAACACGGCGCGCAGCTCGTGCTTCGCGACGTCGACGCCGACCCCGAGCTCGCCGCCGAGTACGGCGACCGCGTGCCGGTTGTCGTCATCGACGGCGAGGAGTTCGCCTGCTGGGAAGTGGACAACGACGACCTCGCTGCGGAACTGTCCGCGTAA